A single uncultured Methanolobus sp. DNA region contains:
- a CDS encoding PstS family phosphate ABC transporter substrate-binding protein — MISGKLIKNIALYSAVMLVIAAVFIGIGCVDNGDTTTEDGATGDETTGATGSIMIKGSDTVLPLSQAEAEEFMYENPNADITVIGGGSGVGIAALVDGEVEIAMASRSIKDSEIENAEANGINPVEHVIAWDGIAVVVNPENPITELTFDQLKAIYNGSISNWADVGGEDLTITVITRDSSSGTYGYFQEEVLLDEEYRADALVQPATGAIVQEIGQNAGAIGYIGYAYLDETVTALALDGGEGFVEATPENIMAGNYPLARPLHYYTDGEPTGLAKEYIDYVMSTAGQEIVSDVGYFPVN, encoded by the coding sequence ATGATATCAGGAAAATTAATCAAAAACATTGCACTTTATTCAGCAGTAATGTTGGTTATTGCAGCCGTCTTCATCGGGATCGGTTGTGTAGATAATGGAGATACAACTACAGAAGACGGTGCGACAGGAGACGAAACTACTGGCGCTACCGGAAGCATTATGATCAAAGGATCAGACACAGTACTTCCACTCTCACAGGCAGAAGCTGAAGAGTTCATGTATGAAAACCCTAACGCAGACATCACCGTAATTGGTGGCGGATCAGGTGTTGGAATTGCAGCACTCGTAGACGGCGAAGTTGAAATCGCAATGGCTTCAAGAAGTATCAAGGACTCTGAAATTGAAAATGCAGAGGCAAACGGCATTAACCCTGTAGAACATGTAATCGCATGGGACGGAATTGCAGTAGTCGTAAACCCTGAAAACCCAATAACAGAACTCACTTTTGACCAGCTCAAGGCAATCTACAACGGTAGCATTAGCAACTGGGCAGATGTCGGCGGTGAAGACCTTACAATCACAGTAATCACCCGTGACAGCAGCTCAGGAACATATGGATACTTCCAGGAAGAAGTGCTTCTTGATGAAGAATACCGTGCAGATGCACTCGTACAGCCAGCAACCGGTGCAATCGTACAGGAAATTGGACAGAACGCAGGAGCAATCGGATACATCGGTTACGCATACCTTGATGAAACAGTCACAGCACTTGCACTTGATGGCGGAGAAGGCTTTGTAGAAGCAACCCCTGAGAACATCATGGCAGGAAACTACCCACTTGCAAGACCTCTTCACTACTACACAGATGGTGAGCCAACAGGACTTGCAAAAGAATACATAGACTATGTAATGAGCACTGCCGGACAGGAAATAGTATCTGACGTCGGATACTTCCCGGTAAACTAA
- a CDS encoding dihydroorotase, with amino-acid sequence MPDILIKNTKVFVNNYLQPAEVLIEDGKISRISKEIDVQRLNQVIDAKGSLTLPAGIDVHVHFREPGMVEKEDWYTGSCSAAAGGITTVIEHPNTIPPTIDKKTFKDKLKIANRSSIVDFGLYGGVTGNIEKLPGLWESGATAFGEIFMAESTGALNIDEKCLDEALAVMKQLDALPCIHAEDDKIRLECEAFLKNDYAPDSHSRARPNYCEAFAVEKAIKLIRKNGVKAHFCHISAMESVGLLRKERYLDSKDGLAPMITSEAAPHHLFLSTKDWDRLGSFGRMNPPLRDRRSVKMLLNSLNDGTIDVVASDHAPHTEAEKDVDIKSAPSGVPGVETLVPLMLVAVKRNLLPLGRMIDVTSKNPARIFGLNRFSKGVFAEGYDADIIIVDHSKVTEIKGDHLHSKCGWTPYEGMDGIFPEYTIARGEIVWDGDLIAPRGRGNFLPGRGFTSGDSE; translated from the coding sequence ATGCCTGATATTCTGATCAAGAACACCAAAGTCTTTGTTAATAATTATCTTCAACCCGCAGAGGTTCTTATTGAGGATGGAAAAATATCCCGTATCTCAAAAGAGATAGATGTTCAGCGCTTGAACCAGGTCATTGATGCCAAAGGTTCACTTACTCTCCCTGCGGGTATTGATGTCCATGTCCATTTCCGCGAACCGGGCATGGTTGAAAAAGAAGACTGGTATACAGGATCATGCTCTGCCGCAGCAGGTGGTATTACGACTGTTATTGAACATCCTAATACTATTCCTCCTACAATTGATAAGAAAACCTTCAAGGATAAGCTCAAGATCGCTAACCGCAGTTCCATAGTTGATTTTGGACTATATGGCGGGGTGACCGGAAACATTGAAAAACTTCCTGGGTTGTGGGAAAGTGGCGCCACTGCTTTTGGTGAGATTTTCATGGCAGAATCAACTGGTGCTCTTAATATTGATGAGAAATGCCTTGATGAAGCACTGGCAGTGATGAAACAACTTGATGCATTGCCATGCATTCATGCGGAAGATGATAAGATCAGGCTGGAATGTGAGGCTTTTCTTAAGAACGATTATGCACCGGATTCTCACTCCCGCGCACGTCCTAACTATTGTGAAGCTTTTGCCGTTGAGAAGGCTATCAAACTAATACGAAAGAATGGTGTGAAGGCACATTTCTGTCATATAAGCGCTATGGAATCTGTAGGTCTTTTGCGTAAGGAACGCTATCTTGATTCTAAAGATGGACTTGCTCCCATGATCACAAGTGAGGCTGCACCGCATCATCTGTTCCTCTCAACTAAAGACTGGGATCGCCTTGGTTCGTTTGGTCGGATGAATCCTCCTCTGAGGGATCGCAGAAGCGTAAAGATGCTACTGAACTCTTTGAACGATGGTACTATTGATGTAGTGGCATCAGATCATGCGCCACATACTGAGGCTGAAAAGGATGTAGATATCAAGAGTGCTCCTTCCGGAGTTCCGGGCGTTGAGACTCTGGTTCCGCTGATGCTAGTTGCAGTAAAAAGGAATTTGTTGCCGCTGGGTAGAATGATAGATGTGACAAGTAAGAATCCTGCAAGGATATTCGGTCTGAATCGTTTTTCAAAAGGTGTTTTTGCTGAAGGTTATGATGCTGATATCATCATAGTTGACCATTCTAAAGTTACTGAGATCAAGGGAGACCATCTCCACAGTAAGTGTGGTTGGACTCCTTATGAAGGTATGGACGGTATTTTCCCGGAATATACTATTGCCCGTGGGGAAATTGTATGGGATGGCGACCTGATAGCACCAAGAGGTCGAGGAAATTTCCTTCCGGGTAGAGGTTTCACGTCAGGTGATTCTGAATAA
- a CDS encoding ATPase domain-containing protein: MKTKFPIHTTLSADAIKVLERYEKELGAKNVVLEKALLNLDSTRFKAKLDTQNIDRIIKRVTTGIPGLDDFLEGGFPKGFAVIVTGPPGTGKTTFSMQYLMEGVKNGERCIFFSFEERAQQLVQHFARFGWDVGKFIDDGYLEIFGISMLTSEEMMEIIDSHKPERVVFDSMNVLTAPSDFRTSTSWRGLHRLLKKNLTTAILVTEKSHGIEVKEYDDFDFLGDGVVFLDFIQTNDIDTTPMPVMAVQKMRATRVDHTPQPFRFTNNGIAKYRALNIPSKVLQDRIEKRRAERLGMSMDEV; encoded by the coding sequence ATGAAAACCAAATTCCCCATTCATACTACATTAAGCGCAGACGCTATTAAGGTTCTTGAAAGATACGAGAAAGAACTTGGTGCAAAGAATGTTGTGCTTGAAAAGGCACTTCTTAATCTTGATTCTACAAGATTCAAGGCCAAGCTTGATACTCAGAATATTGACCGTATCATCAAGAGAGTCACAACTGGGATTCCCGGTCTGGATGATTTTCTGGAGGGTGGATTTCCTAAGGGTTTTGCCGTCATTGTGACAGGTCCGCCTGGTACTGGCAAGACTACTTTTTCAATGCAGTATCTCATGGAAGGTGTGAAGAATGGTGAACGCTGTATCTTTTTCTCATTTGAGGAGAGGGCGCAGCAGTTAGTCCAGCATTTTGCAAGATTCGGCTGGGATGTAGGTAAGTTCATTGATGATGGCTATCTAGAGATTTTCGGAATATCGATGCTGACCTCAGAAGAAATGATGGAGATAATAGATTCACACAAACCGGAAAGGGTTGTTTTTGACTCTATGAATGTCTTAACGGCGCCAAGTGATTTCCGTACTTCTACTTCATGGCGCGGACTTCACCGTTTGCTAAAGAAGAATCTGACAACTGCTATTCTTGTAACTGAAAAATCTCATGGCATAGAAGTAAAAGAGTATGATGATTTTGATTTCCTGGGCGACGGTGTTGTTTTCCTTGATTTCATTCAGACAAATGATATTGATACTACTCCAATGCCTGTAATGGCCGTTCAGAAAATGAGGGCAACTCGTGTGGATCATACGCCTCAGCCATTCAGGTTCACAAATAATGGTATAGCCAAATACAGGGCTCTTAACATTCCTTCAAAGGTTCTGCAGGATAGAATTGAAAAGCGCAGGGCAGAAAGACTTGGAATGTCAATGGATGAAGTATGA
- a CDS encoding DUF1614 domain-containing protein gives MRGYTNSSEIRTYAAFVLILLPTAALCYKGHIALGTISSFALMIVLFTMLLGSIIEIPLFSTRSKKPEQLFRYAPILEDIYSVPVVKELNIGKDRVFTTTITANLGGAIIPALATIYLLLTQPNNTALEIMLIVVVAVSLLCEMMGGIGLIVPDYIGLIALPFSLIVSPENAASVTFIAGVGGILTGNMISVLTFNKERTGSAFISIGGAGSFKAIYLTTIVASLLSYFIH, from the coding sequence ATGAGAGGATATACTAATAGTTCCGAGATTAGGACATACGCAGCTTTTGTACTGATTCTGCTCCCCACGGCAGCCCTTTGCTACAAAGGACATATTGCACTGGGGACAATAAGTTCCTTTGCGCTAATGATCGTCCTTTTTACCATGCTTCTTGGCTCTATTATTGAAATACCTTTATTCAGCACCCGGTCCAAAAAGCCAGAACAATTGTTCAGGTATGCACCAATTCTAGAAGACATATATTCAGTCCCGGTTGTAAAGGAACTGAATATCGGAAAGGACAGGGTTTTTACCACAACAATAACTGCAAACCTTGGTGGCGCAATAATCCCCGCACTTGCAACAATATACCTCCTGCTGACACAGCCCAACAACACAGCACTGGAAATAATGCTCATAGTAGTTGTTGCCGTTAGCCTTCTTTGTGAGATGATGGGAGGAATCGGATTAATAGTGCCGGATTATATCGGCCTTATAGCATTACCATTCTCATTAATAGTTTCACCCGAAAATGCCGCATCTGTCACATTCATAGCAGGCGTTGGAGGAATATTGACAGGAAATATGATATCAGTACTCACATTCAATAAAGAAAGAACCGGCAGTGCCTTTATTAGCATTGGTGGCGCCGGTAGCTTTAAAGCAATATACCTGACAACTATTGTTGCCAGTTTATTGTCATACTTCATCCATTGA
- a CDS encoding KH domain-containing protein, with translation MTHIKVPKDRVGAIIGPKGRVKQIIEEKSAASLDIDSEEGTVEIIPGDDPVGAMKAEDVINAIARGFNPDKTFTMFDDDMLMLEVIDLSKHTGTQKELLRLKGRIIGKGGKTREITERLIGVKMSVYGKTVSVIGTPEQNQIARTAIEMLIEGANHGSVYSYLEKKRQELLQSQLDYY, from the coding sequence ATGACACATATCAAAGTTCCTAAAGACAGAGTTGGCGCAATAATCGGACCAAAGGGCCGCGTCAAACAGATAATAGAAGAGAAATCAGCAGCAAGTCTGGATATTGACAGTGAGGAAGGAACTGTAGAGATCATACCAGGAGACGACCCGGTTGGTGCCATGAAGGCAGAAGATGTGATCAATGCAATTGCAAGAGGATTCAATCCTGACAAAACATTCACAATGTTCGATGATGACATGCTGATGCTTGAAGTCATTGACCTTTCAAAACACACAGGAACCCAGAAAGAATTGCTGCGCCTTAAAGGAAGAATAATAGGAAAAGGCGGCAAGACCCGTGAAATAACCGAAAGGCTGATAGGCGTGAAAATGTCAGTCTATGGTAAAACAGTTAGTGTTATCGGCACACCAGAACAGAACCAGATAGCCAGAACTGCGATTGAAATGCTTATTGAAGGAGCGAATCACGGAAGTGTTTACAGCTATCTGGAAAAGAAAAGACAGGAACTACTCCAGTCTCAGCTTGATTACTACTGA
- a CDS encoding serine protein kinase RIO, which produces MKKEVTSKVKRIDTEVDKSRMRRKDTDTLKVKENVFDEPTLKTLYTLSNKGIIEAIGGSISTGKEANVFLAEDTEKDIAVKIYRISSSTFNSMEDYILGDPRFRNVRHSKRDIIFAWTKKEQRNLVRAKEAGLRVPEPIVAERNILVMEFMGEEGVPYPQLKDYKMEKEAAKEAFNTIINYIDLLYNEANLVHGDLSEYNILIIPETDEPVFIDMGQSVTREHPRSIEFLIRDIENITRYFKKYGISEDPHELYTSIRNKESKNKENDL; this is translated from the coding sequence ATGAAAAAAGAAGTAACAAGTAAAGTTAAACGCATTGACACCGAAGTCGACAAATCAAGGATGAGGCGCAAAGACACTGATACATTAAAAGTAAAAGAGAATGTCTTTGACGAGCCAACCTTAAAGACCCTTTATACATTATCTAATAAAGGAATAATAGAAGCCATTGGAGGATCCATCAGCACAGGAAAAGAGGCAAATGTATTCCTTGCTGAAGACACTGAAAAAGACATAGCTGTGAAGATATACAGAATATCTTCAAGCACCTTCAATTCAATGGAAGACTACATCCTCGGAGACCCGCGTTTCAGAAACGTGAGGCATTCAAAACGCGACATAATATTTGCATGGACAAAGAAGGAACAAAGAAACCTCGTGCGTGCAAAAGAAGCAGGCCTAAGAGTGCCTGAACCCATTGTAGCAGAACGCAATATCTTAGTGATGGAATTTATGGGAGAAGAAGGAGTACCCTACCCGCAACTAAAAGACTACAAAATGGAAAAAGAAGCTGCAAAGGAAGCATTCAACACGATCATTAATTACATTGATCTCCTGTACAACGAAGCAAACTTGGTACATGGCGATCTGAGCGAGTACAACATACTCATAATCCCCGAAACCGACGAACCAGTATTCATAGACATGGGACAATCAGTAACCAGGGAACATCCCCGATCCATAGAATTCCTGATAAGAGACATCGAGAACATAACACGCTATTTCAAAAAATACGGCATTAGCGAAGATCCACACGAACTGTACACATCGATCAGGAACAAAGAATCAAAAAACAAAGAAAATGACCTATAA
- the eif1A gene encoding translation initiation factor eIF-1A — protein sequence MQNKKRNNVPDTGEVTRVRTPRKENNEILATVENMLGANHVKLRCMDGVVRMGRIPGSMKKKTWIREGDIVIAVPWDFQNEKADVIWKYTRPQVNWLERKGYLKG from the coding sequence TTGCAGAATAAGAAAAGAAACAATGTTCCAGATACAGGCGAAGTCACAAGAGTTCGCACCCCGCGCAAGGAAAACAACGAAATTCTAGCCACCGTGGAAAACATGCTAGGAGCAAATCACGTAAAGCTCAGATGCATGGATGGCGTCGTGAGGATGGGCAGAATCCCCGGATCAATGAAAAAGAAAACATGGATACGGGAAGGAGATATTGTAATTGCAGTCCCCTGGGACTTCCAGAACGAGAAAGCAGACGTAATATGGAAATATACACGTCCACAGGTTAACTGGCTTGAACGCAAGGGATACCTGAAAGGATAA
- a CDS encoding TrkA family potassium uptake protein, which yields MRVIVVGAGSLGILLTKNMIDQGKEVILIEKDEAIAKELAETLDCTVINAEGTRPDILEKADLASADAIVACTNNDQNNILIGLIARDAKVEKIILKIDDKQFMDVANKLGFYYMINPSSISSRYIADVLRGINTIELSNLVRSEVRFMGIMATESVIEKKLSEIQLPNDSAFIGIYRKNEFILAGKDPKLREKDEVIIVTKADFIPDVNEAMGRNVEK from the coding sequence ATGAGAGTTATCGTTGTAGGTGCAGGATCACTGGGAATACTTCTGACAAAGAATATGATCGACCAGGGGAAAGAAGTTATACTTATAGAGAAAGACGAGGCAATTGCAAAAGAGCTTGCTGAAACTCTGGATTGTACTGTTATAAATGCAGAAGGCACCAGACCTGATATTCTGGAAAAGGCAGACCTTGCAAGTGCAGATGCAATTGTCGCCTGTACAAATAATGATCAGAACAATATTCTTATTGGTTTGATTGCCAGGGATGCAAAGGTTGAAAAAATAATTCTGAAGATAGATGACAAGCAGTTCATGGATGTTGCCAATAAGCTTGGTTTTTACTACATGATAAATCCTTCAAGTATTTCATCCAGATATATTGCAGATGTACTTAGAGGTATAAACACTATCGAGCTAAGCAATTTGGTTCGTTCAGAAGTAAGGTTCATGGGAATTATGGCAACTGAAAGTGTGATCGAGAAGAAATTGTCAGAAATACAACTCCCCAATGATAGCGCTTTCATTGGGATTTATCGAAAGAATGAATTCATCCTTGCAGGTAAAGATCCAAAGCTTAGAGAAAAGGATGAGGTTATTATTGTTACAAAAGCTGATTTTATTCCTGATGTTAATGAAGCAATGGGCAGAAACGTGGAGAAGTAA
- a CDS encoding TrkH family potassium uptake protein: protein MYELHTPVNTKAVAKYMGYYLLAFSFVLVAPMIVALLFHNFEAAAYYGVCAAIIFLAGSITYRTLPDYDLETKEALIIVALVFPISALLSSIPMSLSTGMPLFDAYFESVSAVTTTGLSVAPADVGPVFLFARSWGQWVGGIGIILVVLSVLISPGTTAFRIYKANYGDMKLKPTVISTTRTLGKVYVVITLFSIGLLLLSGMSLFDSICHAFCCVSTGGFSTQTASIGAYNGNLTPAAISISCILGAISFVLYPYLFKKPEKFFRDKELKYFLITILLGSIVFAFTLSRENFVYAVIKDNLFQIISAITTAGFSTFDLSVLSEASKAVLIFVMWIGGCMGSTAGGIKVFRVLLLFKIVHNVLMRLFLPRETITPMKIEEHVIESEEIYNLVTFMLLYVLILVASSFIFMLYGVDTSTSVFEVSSALSTVGLSAGATSAAMPAILKAVLIIDMLFGRIEIIPLILLFMPGTWIKRKWNNKRIVRT, encoded by the coding sequence ATGTACGAACTGCATACTCCTGTTAATACCAAGGCTGTAGCGAAGTACATGGGATATTATCTTCTGGCTTTTTCATTTGTTCTTGTTGCTCCGATGATTGTAGCCTTATTATTCCACAATTTTGAAGCAGCTGCATATTATGGAGTTTGTGCAGCCATTATTTTTTTAGCGGGCTCAATTACATACAGGACTTTACCGGATTATGACCTTGAAACGAAAGAAGCACTCATTATTGTTGCTCTGGTATTCCCCATATCAGCACTACTGAGTTCCATTCCTATGTCACTGTCAACTGGCATGCCGTTATTTGATGCTTACTTTGAAAGCGTATCCGCAGTTACAACAACCGGACTCAGTGTTGCTCCTGCCGATGTTGGACCGGTTTTCCTTTTTGCACGCTCATGGGGACAATGGGTAGGAGGAATAGGAATTATTCTTGTGGTCCTTTCAGTCCTTATCAGCCCGGGAACTACGGCATTCAGAATATACAAAGCCAACTATGGAGACATGAAACTAAAGCCAACAGTAATATCCACAACCCGTACACTTGGCAAGGTTTACGTGGTTATAACACTTTTTTCCATTGGATTATTGCTACTTAGTGGAATGTCTCTTTTTGACTCAATATGTCATGCTTTCTGCTGCGTATCTACAGGAGGTTTTTCAACACAAACTGCCAGTATAGGCGCATATAACGGTAATTTGACACCTGCCGCCATCAGTATTTCATGTATCCTGGGAGCCATCAGCTTTGTACTCTACCCTTACCTGTTCAAGAAGCCGGAGAAATTCTTCAGGGACAAGGAACTAAAGTATTTCCTGATAACAATATTGCTGGGTTCAATAGTATTTGCTTTTACATTATCCAGAGAGAACTTTGTGTATGCCGTAATCAAAGATAATTTATTCCAGATCATCTCTGCAATTACGACTGCTGGTTTTTCCACTTTTGACCTGTCGGTCCTATCGGAAGCATCAAAAGCAGTACTGATATTTGTGATGTGGATCGGAGGATGTATGGGATCAACTGCTGGAGGAATTAAAGTTTTCAGGGTGCTCCTACTCTTTAAAATAGTACATAATGTGCTAATGAGATTGTTCCTTCCAAGAGAAACTATCACTCCCATGAAAATAGAAGAACATGTAATAGAAAGTGAGGAGATATATAATCTGGTGACATTCATGCTGCTTTATGTATTGATACTTGTAGCTTCATCATTCATATTCATGCTTTATGGAGTGGATACCAGCACTTCGGTGTTTGAAGTTTCAAGTGCATTGAGTACAGTGGGACTTTCTGCGGGAGCTACAAGTGCTGCAATGCCAGCGATTCTAAAAGCTGTGCTTATTATTGATATGTTATTTGGCAGAATTGAAATTATACCATTGATACTGCTGTTTATGCCGGGAACATGGATCAAAAGAAAATGGAACAATAAGAGGATCGTGAGAACATGA
- the tgtA gene encoding tRNA guanosine(15) transglycosylase TgtA — protein MSQFDIIHKDAAGRIGKLTTPHGVVETPTVMPVINPNIQTIKPSEMKEFGAEILITNSYIIYRKDELREKALKDGLHALLDYDGPIMTDSGSFQLSVYGEVEVTNAEIIDFQQKIGTDIGVPLDIPTHPDVSYEKAKEDMDITIERLKEARGLVKEGGMLLAGPVQGATYKDLREECARELSDVGFDVYPFGAVVPLMEAYRYADLVDVIASAKKGLDPVAPVHLFGAGHPMMFALAVALGCDLFDSAAYALYAKDKRYITSRGTYHVDKLKYLPCSCPVCMNHTAEELKKAHNCIELLARHNLYVTFEEMREVKQAIWEGNLLELVEQRCRSHPRMLEALKQMTNYSSWLEECDPSSKSTFFYCGPESAKRPEVLRFTKQLERLTIKGSVLIRPYPTKKDKEYDNVMVFKPPFGSYPQDLAEVYPFNAEVVRTPDYEALETAFLNTIKLIELNPEANYTFLMRESYEHPLVEKLAGMDNVTIVPPKSD, from the coding sequence ATGTCACAATTCGATATAATACACAAGGATGCGGCAGGTCGTATCGGTAAACTCACAACTCCGCACGGTGTGGTTGAAACTCCTACCGTAATGCCTGTTATCAATCCAAATATCCAGACCATAAAACCATCTGAAATGAAGGAATTTGGTGCTGAGATCCTTATCACAAATTCATATATCATTTACCGCAAAGATGAGTTAAGGGAAAAAGCTCTCAAAGACGGTTTGCATGCATTACTCGATTATGACGGTCCCATCATGACTGACTCTGGTTCTTTCCAGCTTTCAGTCTACGGTGAAGTAGAAGTCACAAACGCGGAAATAATAGATTTCCAGCAAAAGATCGGAACTGATATTGGTGTTCCTCTTGATATCCCGACACATCCTGATGTATCCTATGAGAAAGCAAAGGAAGACATGGATATCACAATAGAACGCCTTAAAGAAGCAAGAGGTCTTGTAAAAGAAGGCGGCATGCTCCTTGCAGGTCCGGTGCAGGGTGCCACATACAAAGACCTTCGTGAAGAATGTGCGCGTGAACTTTCAGATGTTGGTTTTGATGTTTATCCATTCGGTGCGGTCGTTCCACTCATGGAAGCTTATCGCTATGCAGACCTAGTGGATGTTATCGCTTCAGCTAAAAAAGGTCTGGACCCTGTAGCGCCAGTTCATCTTTTCGGAGCCGGACATCCAATGATGTTTGCACTTGCTGTTGCTCTTGGATGTGATCTCTTTGACTCTGCAGCCTATGCACTTTATGCTAAGGACAAACGCTACATAACTTCAAGAGGCACTTACCATGTAGACAAACTGAAGTATCTGCCGTGCTCATGCCCTGTATGTATGAACCACACCGCAGAAGAACTTAAAAAAGCCCACAACTGTATTGAGCTTCTTGCAAGACACAATCTCTATGTTACATTTGAGGAAATGCGCGAGGTCAAGCAAGCCATCTGGGAAGGTAATCTTCTGGAACTGGTAGAACAGCGCTGCCGTTCTCATCCACGGATGCTGGAAGCCTTAAAGCAGATGACCAATTATTCATCATGGCTGGAGGAATGCGATCCGTCATCCAAATCTACATTCTTCTATTGCGGTCCGGAATCTGCAAAGAGGCCAGAGGTTCTTCGTTTCACCAAACAGCTTGAAAGACTCACTATCAAAGGTTCAGTGCTTATCAGGCCATATCCTACAAAGAAGGATAAGGAATATGACAACGTCATGGTATTCAAGCCGCCATTCGGTTCCTATCCACAGGATCTTGCAGAGGTGTATCCTTTCAATGCAGAAGTTGTAAGGACTCCTGACTATGAAGCTCTGGAAACTGCTTTTCTAAATACTATTAAACTTATCGAGCTGAATCCTGAAGCAAACTACACTTTCCTTATGAGGGAAAGTTATGAACATCCTCTGGTAGAGAAACTTGCTGGGATGGATAACGTGACAATTGTTCCGCCAAAAAGCGATTAA
- a CDS encoding PKD domain-containing protein: MIEKYKIYIKIVAALAVSLLFIGNASALAYVGTTDSVNCGGPYSMVMGREVLLTPTVTITDIPEQWMDTINNPESEVWATVYFGWDFDGDMVYEDFLVVPASQRIWSNTTTMTLNGYEDSDYFVDELPGVYDAQLQASIYIVGGGIDFGDTIYCSTTVEVGNPIVADAGKYYSGIEDTPVNFDGTGSYDIREFRATAAVQPMMVAAPDMGIKDYEWDFDGDGEYDDGTGSTPEYIFTEPGTYTVGLKVTSWDGINDTDTASVNIASTSNNQIPEFPTIALPVAAIIGLAFVMQRRKD; the protein is encoded by the coding sequence ATGATAGAAAAATACAAGATATACATAAAGATAGTTGCAGCTCTTGCTGTTTCACTATTATTTATAGGAAACGCGTCTGCACTTGCATACGTCGGAACAACTGACTCCGTAAACTGTGGAGGACCATACTCCATGGTAATGGGTCGCGAAGTACTACTAACACCCACAGTTACGATTACAGACATACCGGAACAGTGGATGGACACCATTAATAATCCTGAATCTGAAGTATGGGCAACAGTATACTTTGGATGGGATTTTGATGGCGATATGGTTTACGAGGATTTCCTGGTAGTTCCAGCTAGTCAAAGAATATGGAGCAACACTACAACTATGACATTAAACGGGTATGAAGATAGCGATTATTTTGTTGACGAACTGCCCGGAGTGTATGATGCACAATTGCAGGCATCCATCTATATCGTAGGCGGAGGAATCGATTTTGGAGACACCATATACTGCTCCACAACCGTAGAAGTCGGAAATCCAATAGTAGCTGATGCCGGAAAGTACTATTCAGGAATAGAAGATACTCCTGTAAACTTTGATGGAACAGGAAGCTATGACATCAGAGAGTTCAGGGCAACAGCTGCAGTTCAGCCAATGATGGTAGCAGCACCTGATATGGGAATAAAGGACTATGAGTGGGACTTTGACGGAGATGGAGAATATGATGATGGCACTGGTAGTACTCCAGAATACATATTCACAGAACCTGGGACCTACACAGTTGGCCTTAAAGTCACAAGTTGGGATGGAATCAATGATACAGATACTGCATCTGTTAACATTGCATCAACATCTAACAATCAGATCCCTGAATTTCCTACAATTGCACTCCCAGTAGCAGCGATCATAGGTCTTGCATTCGTAATGCAGAGAAGAAAGGACTGA